A window of Heteronotia binoei isolate CCM8104 ecotype False Entrance Well unplaced genomic scaffold, APGP_CSIRO_Hbin_v1 ptg000397l, whole genome shotgun sequence genomic DNA:
GACGGGCATACCCTTTGCCTCTTCTGTCTGGGAGAAACTCATATACCGGACGCGTGTGCGCACTGCGCGAAGTTTTTCGCAACAGGTGGTTcagccaaagggagggaaggtgatTTGTGAACAGTACCTTAGGATTTTTATTAATAGGAGAGATTGGTGCTTTACCTGGGTATTTGCaaggatgatagatggatgactGACAGAGGAGTTGTGCAATTGCTAAATACTACAGACCTGGCTACTACTGTTCTTCTGGCTCTTTCAGGACTAACGTTAAGTAGCTTCTGAGTAACTATAGGATACAATCTCACTTCTGAAAGCCATCAGCTTTGTATCATAAAAATGATAATCCAAAATACACACTATTATGTAAACTAGGAGTAagacctgttgtgaagaaaaatacagcagGATCTAGGAGGTGGTGCTGGGCAAGTGccctccccttgctgtcttccctcccacccaagtgaaggcattcaatcCCCCTCACCtcatggggaactgatctctgccatctggagagcagttgtgccctcacctggagactggcaacagtggttctccaggaggaaatagcattgtacctgtctgaggttccatccctccccaaaccccaccttctccaggccccatcccttaaatctccaggaatttcctaacctggagtgggcaaccctacctatttgacttcaggtttccatcaccttcaccctccctgcagcttctacataggaaaaggatagCCTTTCTCCAGTGtgagggggaaccaaagcagcttacttcattttcctctcccccacctttgatctgaacaacaaccctgcaggGCAGGTTGGTCTGGAACTTtgtgactggtctaaaatcacccagtcagctttcacagcaagaacctgggtctggcagaccctctctgaagctctaactcctaTGTCCTCCTAAAACTCCACTACAGAATCTCCAGTgatttcccaccaatctggaaaggtaccactaaaggcctatgggtgattctcctcccccccttgctatcttcctacccacccaagtgaaggcattcagtccccctcccacctcaagaggagctgatgtctgccatctggattccagacaacagatctctcttcccaTCCTTGgaaaaataactgatttggagggtagCAATCTATTCCCGAGGCCTCTTCTTTTCCTGACAAAAGCAGGCGGGGTTGCCTAGGAAgaacctctggctagcacttcccaggagGCAGACATGGGCTCTAAGGAAACACTCTCAGTGGGGTCTGGTGGCTGTGACTATTTCTGTGGCTTTTGGAGGctgcgtgtgctgggaggcctttcgTGAGGCCCCAGTAGGCTCTGCATCCCTTTCTGAGGCGAGTTGACAGAgtggacacagagaagagttggagatgtggctgtctctgagataagactgcttttggcagtgtgttctgcagtaggtgggggcaggggagtcagccaatgggaggccagagacagttACCAACATGTGATGGACCAATAGTGTTctcacagtaactgccagaatcAGCTTCACTGgttagcaacagccactcgggtgggagagaggagcagtcTCAACCAATAGTATGCAAgaactcttgattgatagtttgacgggCCAAAGACTGAAACCCCTCATTCCCACCGAGTCCCAatcaatcaggatggtcagatttgccacaacagaattattactaaaaggtttaattttaaacaaatatagaactttaacaacattttatatttaaaagaaaatctaAATTTAAGACAATTCCCTTATCCCTGCTGCTTATTTCCTACAAAATATTTAAGAATTAATTTACACAGCTTTGCATGACAATTTCAATGTCAACTACTAGCAAGAAGTATGTTCTGCAAAGTAGAATGTATTCATCTAAATCCAGATTATACTTTACAACTGTGCATTAAACAATCTTGGAAGTGCATCCATTTACTCTGAAGAAAAATTACAGAGCCCACTATCAAAGATTACAATACTCGTTTTCTTGTTCTTCTATTTGCCTTCATCTTGGTTTGAGTTTCTATAGCAGACTCAGTGGTAGCTAAGATATGCtcttctttcattttctttcttcttcctcctctctgtAATGTACTTCCACTATTCTCTATTTGAAAACAAGACAGGGAACGTTTCAGAAGTCAAGCTTCTATACCAAAAATTGCATTTGACCCTACCAAAATGCTATTTTTGGCTAATGAACCTGATACAGAAGACATAAAGCACATAAAATGAACAGCAAAATGATCAATCGGGGAAGAATGCAAACAATGCAAAGAGGATGCTTGAATTTAAGTTAAGTACAAGGCAAAAAGCCATAGTGAAATTATCAGGATGTAGAAGAGACCATTTCTAATTCAATGTTTAAAAAGAACTCTTTTTGTTTACTACAATGTTGACAACCCTTCTTTTCCACTTATTTTTCCCAACGGGAAAGATTAAGCCCGCTTATGGTGTATTCCTAGCTAGTTATCCCAGTCTTCTCGCAGTGATTGAAATTTACTTGAAGAACAGTGCTCCAGTAGTGGGTGGTTTTGTACTACTTTAAGTAAAACCAAGCCTTTCAGATTCCATACACTTTAGTACTATTTTTTTGTGCAAAGTTATGCATAATTCCttttcagattttaaaaagtaaagtgaAGCTCTGACAAGAAAATATACACAACATATTTCCATTTGTCCCTGGGGGAACAAAAAGTTTTCCCAAGAACTTGCAGCATGTATCTATTTCTCAAGCGTGTCCCCATCTGCAGACATCAAAATCCATGGATTTGAGCACCACTgacactaaacagatttttctcATGAACTTTAGCCCCTCCTCCTCTTTAAAGAAAACTTTGAAATCTTTGCAGTTGGCTCAGCAACAGGCGAATAGCTCCAGGCTTGGACCAGCTTCCATACACCACAGCTGATTAGGCCAGTAAAGCAAGAAAGGGGCAGAAAGAAATGGGAGAGAATATTGacaaggaagggggaagaaataGGCTGACAGGGAAGAGGGGAAGAAAGAATAAGTATTctcagagaaggggaaggagtacTAATACGGGAGGAGGTTGACATAGGGGAGGAGGAGAtcaatgaagaaggaagcaaaagagggggTAAGAACAGATAAGGGTAGAGGGAGAAATATAGGGAGAAAGACTGATAAAGAGAAGGGAATGAGGAATAGGGGAAGAATGTTCgagaagagaggagaaagaagcaagcaagcaaaagggggaggggagagaaaagaaccATTAATGCAGAATTCACATCTACAAAAGTGAATCCTGTGAGGTGTTCTTGCAATGTCCCATAAACAAATTCAGTAGATTACAAGAGATCTCAAACTAGAACCTAGCTGCATATTATTAGTCACAAACAACATACCAACAGTCTTGCAACTCCTTTGAATGTACTCAAAAGACCTCTATCCATAAGCAGTTTTAAATATTAGCTGTTTATGTTTCAAGTGTATCACCAGCCTCTCACTTTCATGCAAACACTGATGTTTACACTAAGTATACTGAATCAAGTAGGAGAACAATGTCATCTTCTAAGAACACAACTCTCTAGAACAGAAAGAGGAAAAATATTGTAATACCTGCTTCAGGCGCTGATGTCATCTTTTCTGCATAGGGGCATTGCTTCATGCCAGATATAGTTCTGTGTGCTTCAGTGCTGACTCGGTCCCTTCTTCCTCGTTTAGatgaattttcttttccctgaggAAGTGTGATTTCTAGATCATTCTTTTGGTTACTgttgttttggtcactgtgtttTAGTAAGTTCTTTCCCTTAAGAACTCGCTTTCTCCTACCCTGTGAGGCATCTTCCATCTCAGAAATCGTATTTGCCATAATCACTTGTTGATCCTTAAGAATACCATCACTGCTTTCAGGCAATCCACATTTTTCTTCAGAAAAGGTTGTtttagaggcaccaacttttctcACTGTTCTCTTCTGTTTGTCATTTGATATACCTGTCTTTTCCATATCTACATTTGGTTTATCCTGACACTCATCCTTCTCTTCAGGAAGCTTGCATTTTCTTCTGGCAGATGTGGAACGAGGCActattttcttatttcttctgCCATTTACTGATAAATTTTCTTTTCCAGTAGCATTATTTTCTGTATATAAGTTTTGATTTTCCCTGGCAGtttcatttttgtctgatgacgGCAAAGTGATGCTTATTTTGAGGGCAGGAGAGGTAGGTGTTTGGAATGCCAGAACAATATTTTTCCCTCGACTCCTCTTTGACTGGTTTTCAAAGAGAGAATCTGCAGACACCTTTTTGCATTTTACATGTGTTAACTTGCTACCAGTAGCTCTTTGTTGGATATTTGTTTCTGTTGAGGCTTCATGAACAGGTAGTTTTTTGGATACATTTTCTTTTGTCACATCTTTTAACTCACTAGCCATTTCTTTCTGGTTAACATTATCAACCATGCTAGGTTTTTTACCAGCAGGAACTGAGCTTTTTTTGCATCTGCCCCTATGGGATGAACTATTTGCAGTAATTGTCATTTCCAAAGCTTCAGCTTGTTCTTCTACTCCACTTTTGTCTTTGCTTGATAGTGGGAAATGGTCATTTTCAAGTACCTGGGGTACAGCGGCAACTTTTCTCCCTCTACCTCTTTTCGGCAAATTCTCTTTTACAGTAAAAGCATTTTCAACAACCATATCCTGGTTTATGACATCAGGTGTGTCTTTATTATCCTTTTCTGTGGGTCGTTCATCAAAAACTActtgctttcttctgcctctCTGAGGCAGATTTCTTCTTGACACTTGTCTTTTTGGTAGAATGTGTTCTACAGAAGACTCAATATTGCCCAAGACTATCTTTTGGGTTTCATTAGAATGCTCTTCATTTTGAGTAACTTGCAAACACTTTTCTTGAGCAAAACTGAACCTACCAATTGATGTGTCCTCTTTAACATTCTTACTCAAAGTAGTTGTCATTTCTAAAGCTCCAGCTTGCTCTTCTGTTCCACTTTTGTTTTTGCTTGATAGTGGGAAATTGTCACTTTCAAGTATTTGGGGCACAGCAGCTTTTCTCCCTCTACCCCTTTTTGGCTGATTCTCTTTTACAGTAAAAGTATCTTCAACAACCTTATCTTGGTTTACGACATCAGGTGTGTCTTTATTATCCTTTTCTGTGGGTCGTTCATCAAAAACTActtgctttcttctgcctctCTGAGGCAGATTCCCTCTTGCCACCTTTTGCCTTTTTGGTAGAATGTGTTCTACAGAGGACTCAATATTGCCCAAGACTACCTTTTGGGTTTCATTAGAATGCTCTTCATTTTGAGTGTCTTGTAAACACTTTTCTTGAGTAAAACTGAACCTACCAATTGATGTGTCCTCTTTAAGATTCTTACTCAAAGTAGTTGCCATTTTTAAAGCTCCAGCTTGCTCTTCTGCtccatttttgtttttgcttgaTAGTGGGAAATTGTCACTTTCAAGTATTTGGGGCACAGCAGCTTTTCTCCCTCTGCCCCTTTTCGGCTGATTCTCTTTTACAGTAAAAGTATCTTCAACAACCTTATCTTGGTTTATGACATCAGGTGTGTTTTTATTATCCTTTACTGTGGGTCGTTCATCAGAAACTGCTTGCTTTCTTCTACCTCTCTGAGGCAGATTCCCCCTTGCCATCTTTTGCCTTTTTGGTAGAATGTGTTCTACAGAAGACTCAGTATTGTCCAAGACTACCTTCTGGGTTTCAGTAGAACTCCCTTCATTCTGAATATCTTGCAAACCCTTTTCTTGAGCATAACTGAGTCTACTAGTTGATGTGTCCTCTTCAGGAACAGTAAGGTTTTCCTGGGTCTGGGTCACAGAGGCAAACTTTCTCCTTCTACCCCTTTTTGGTTGATTCTCTTTTTcagtaaaagcattttcagcaacCATATCTTGGTTTTCAACATCAGGATTCTTTCTATCATTTTCCATGGCTGGTTCATGTGAAACTCCTTGCTTACTTCTGCTATTATGAAGCAAATTCCCTCTTGCTACCTCTTGTCTCTTTGGTAGAATGTGTTCTACAACAGCCTGAGTATTGTCCAAGCATGCTTTGTGGACTTCGTGAAACTTATTTTCATTCTGAGTGCCTTGCAAACACTCTCCTTGAACAAAAACAGAGCTGTCAGTTGATAAGTCCTCTTCAGGAGCAGTAAGTGTTCCCAGTGTTTGGGATACAGGGGCAATCTTTCTCCCTCTACCTCTTTTTGGTTGGTTTTCCTTTGAAAAATTAGCATTTTCAACACTCATAGGCTGCTTTTCAATTTTATGAATCACTTTACTTCCATTCTCAGTGGGTGGCTCAGGAGAAGTTGTTCTGCTTCTACCTCTCCTAGGTGGGTTCTTCTTTGCTACTGCTACCTTTTGTCTTTTTAGTGCACTATGCTCAACAGATAGTTGCATATTTTCCCAGGCTATCACTTGGGTTTCATTCAAATTCTCATCAAAGTTAATTTTTTGTAAACACTCTCCTTGAGCAAAACTGGCTGGGTCCTTGTTTTCCAGAGTAAAGTTTCCCCTCTCTTTAGAGATCTCTGCTAATGCCTGCTTCTCTGAAGAAAACGAGATGCAAAGTGCTGGTGATACAACAGGAGCtgctttctttttgttcttttgtgATGTATTCTCTTTTACAGGGGAAGTGTTTCTTTCAGAAAATGCATTGTATTGTTTTTGTTGCGTACCACCCTTGCCACCAAACACACATTTCTCTTCAAGAGTTTCAGAAGTACCACTCTCAAGCAGAAAACAAACCTTTCTCCTCTTCACTGCACCATCCTTCATTTCTGTTGGATGATTCTCCAGAGTTTCCAGTTCACAAATTTTAGGCAACATGTGTTTTTCACTCTCAACTGCTTCCACTTCTGTTTCTACTGCCGTAGCTTTTCTCCGCCTTGTATTTCTTTTAAGTTGCTGATTTCCAGAGTTTCTCTTTGAAGTTTCAAGGTTTAAGCTTTGCATTTTTTCTTGGGGATTTGGTTTTGTAAATTCAGACTTTGGTTCATCTTTGTTTTTCTGATTTCTGGATCTCAGAGATGTTTTTGAAATGAACTGATTTGTATATTCTTGGTTTGTTGCATTTTCTTCTAAATGCAAGCTTTCTTCAGCTTGCCTACTTAGTTTATCCACCACCCTTCTCCCGTTAACAGATGGCTGTGTTTCAACTGACATTTGTTTTGGAAGTCCCAATAGTTCCTGAGCATGTTTTATGTTATTGAAGGCCATATTACCATCTTTTTCCATAGATTTTTTCCTTAATTCTTCTGTTATCTCATTTTTAAGTGCTGAGAGGTCACTTTCTGATTCTTTCGGTTGACTAGTTTCAGGAACCTTATCAAAGTTTTCATCAGTTTGCATACGGTTAGCTAACTTGGCTCTGCTGGTGTTTCTTGTTTTCCTTGGTATCTTAGTTGTATCATGTTCTTCTGTAAAACTGGATTCACCAGCTTTCTCTTTTCTAGGTTTTTTAACTGAAGCCAATGGTTCTGGTATTTCTGCATTTATTTTCACTGGAtctccctgctgtgcagatgatTCAAAAAAATCAACAACAGCTCCACTTTGGAAATCCATTCCATCTGAGTTGTATTTTTCTGATACAAGCTGAACTGTTGCAATGCTTTCTACATGTCCCCCTTTTACGTCACTAAGTGAGCTACATGAAGTGTGTCCCAAGTAATCATGACCATCATCAGGCCTCCTTGGCATTGCAtttggagattttttttcaaatgaatCTTCCAGTCCTGTTTCTTGCCAAGACTCTTCTCTTTCAGGACCATCTTCTTTGCactctaaaattaataaataatattcaGAAGAGCAAAAGCAGTAAATATTTTGTATCCTACATAATCAGTTATTTGTGAGAAGGCAATGACTGCAACAAATGACATTAATGTATTTTAGGAGTATATTATATTAGAAGAGTTTTTATTAACCCCAGAATTCTACAGAAGTTTGCATGGCTTCATGATTTTGTTTTGGAAAAACAAAGATGCTGTCATACAATACTAGGAATTCTTATTTTCACAAGAGGCTACAACACCTACAGATAATACAGATACAAATAATGTCTTTGGTACAGGTGTTCCTATAATTTTAGTCTTCCTGAATTCCCCATGCATAACTTCATGGTAATTGCACAGGAGTATACTACAAGAATACAATCAATTCAGTAGATGGCTGAAGTTAACTTTTGCCATGGCAAACCACTGTGATTCTATACATTTTCTCACAAGGATATCAAATTATATTTTACAGACTACATCTGGGTTTTGCCTCTTCTACCAATTCTAACTTGCTTGTAGGTTCTTCTGCCTATGCCTTCTCTTAGTTCTGGGGACCAGCCATATAAATTCTTATTTTCATTGATTCTAATTGGATTTAGAAAGTAGTATTAGATTGTGCCTTCTTTGTGTTACTAAACAGTACTGCTTTCTGGAATAGTTTTCTGTCCACATGGGAAAACACAGATATTCAAGCCAAACCAATCCGTGGTTCTTAGATAACTGAACAGACAGATTTCTGACATCCTATATATGCTGACAGATTTAAGTCAATACTGGCAACCCAGGCCCATATGGTGGTTCAGATTTGCAC
This region includes:
- the LOC132590623 gene encoding proliferation marker protein Ki-67-like; this translates as MTMSPLNLSVQKIYDNQDVESPILKKVSQISAVGGRYELKVPRRGNSASDETVGENSSLVTGEIGGMEKIINDPKTKSDCIKTHSGTKRLMRTPNKEPELAVAEALSGVKKLLRTPKQKPEPVEALSGVKRLLKTPKQKPEPVEALSGVKRLLKTPKQKPEPVEALSGVKRLLKTPKQKPEPVEALSGVKRLLKTPKQKPEPVEALSGVKRLLKTPKQKPEPVEALSGVKRLLKTPKQKPEPVEALSGVKRLLRTPKQKPEPVDALSGVKRLLKNPKQDPKLVDVFSGVKNPLRTPKQDPEPVETLSGVKSLLRNSGQNPESVEAISAVKSPLRTPKQNPEPVKALSGVKSPFRTPKQDPEPVETLSGVKSLLRNSEQNPESVEAISGVKSPLRTPKQNPEPVEALSGVKSPLRNPDQKPESVEAISGVKNPLGAPKQSPVPVEVLSGVKRLLRTPKQNPEPVEFLSGVKRLLRTPKQNPELVNALSGVKKLFRTPKQNPEPVKALSGVKSPLRTPKQDPEPVKALSGVKSLLRNSEQNPESVEAISGVKSPGRNPDQKPESVEAISGVKIPLGTPKQSPVPVEVLSGVKRLLRTPKQNPELVNALSGVKKLLRTPKPEPVETLSGVKRLLRAPNHKAEPVKDGVCSKLLNSAGLFSLNNVTKDQKEVIGFVEGIEGIQSLLRTPKQKFEPVEDMIGISRILKTPKQKFMPVDDYLGLQKLMAEPKQNSLSAEIDYTGVKELLGPEDGYLVKLSEAVNKPHEISSDEFECKEDGPEREESWQETGLEDSFEKKSPNAMPRRPDDGHDYLGHTSCSSLSDVKGGHVESIATVQLVSEKYNSDGMDFQSGAVVDFFESSAQQGDPVKINAEIPEPLASVKKPRKEKAGESSFTEEHDTTKIPRKTRNTSRAKLANRMQTDENFDKVPETSQPKESESDLSALKNEITEELRKKSMEKDGNMAFNNIKHAQELLGLPKQMSVETQPSVNGRRVVDKLSRQAEESLHLEENATNQEYTNQFISKTSLRSRNQKNKDEPKSEFTKPNPQEKMQSLNLETSKRNSGNQQLKRNTRRRKATAVETEVEAVESEKHMLPKICELETLENHPTEMKDGAVKRRKVCFLLESGTSETLEEKCVFGGKGGTQQKQYNAFSERNTSPVKENTSQKNKKKAAPVVSPALCISFSSEKQALAEISKERGNFTLENKDPASFAQGECLQKINFDENLNETQVIAWENMQLSVEHSALKRQKVAVAKKNPPRRGRSRTTSPEPPTENGSKVIHKIEKQPMSVENANFSKENQPKRGRGRKIAPVSQTLGTLTAPEEDLSTDSSVFVQGECLQGTQNENKFHEVHKACLDNTQAVVEHILPKRQEVARGNLLHNSRSKQGVSHEPAMENDRKNPDVENQDMVAENAFTEKENQPKRGRRRKFASVTQTQENLTVPEEDTSTSRLSYAQEKGLQDIQNEGSSTETQKVVLDNTESSVEHILPKRQKMARGNLPQRGRRKQAVSDERPTVKDNKNTPDVINQDKVVEDTFTVKENQPKRGRGRKAAVPQILESDNFPLSSKNKNGAEEQAGALKMATTLSKNLKEDTSIGRFSFTQEKCLQDTQNEEHSNETQKVVLGNIESSVEHILPKRQKVARGNLPQRGRRKQVVFDERPTEKDNKDTPDVVNQDKVVEDTFTVKENQPKRGRGRKAAVPQILESDNFPLSSKNKSGTEEQAGALEMTTTLSKNVKEDTSIGRFSFAQEKCLQVTQNEEHSNETQKIVLGNIESSVEHILPKRQVSRRNLPQRGRRKQVVFDERPTEKDNKDTPDVINQDMVVENAFTVKENLPKRGRGRKVAAVPQVLENDHFPLSSKDKSGVEEQAEALEMTITANSSSHRGRCKKSSVPAGKKPSMVDNVNQKEMASELKDVTKENVSKKLPVHEASTETNIQQRATGSKLTHVKCKKVSADSLFENQSKRSRGKNIVLAFQTPTSPALKISITLPSSDKNETARENQNLYTENNATGKENLSVNGRRNKKIVPRSTSARRKCKLPEEKDECQDKPNVDMEKTGISNDKQKRTVRKVGASKTTFSEEKCGLPESSDGILKDQQVIMANTISEMEDASQGRRKRVLKGKNLLKHSDQNNSNQKNDLEITLPQGKENSSKRGRRDRVSTEAHRTISGMKQCPYAEKMTSAPEAENSGSTLQRGGRRKKMKEEHILATTESAIETQTKMKANRRTRKRVL